One stretch of Prunus persica cultivar Lovell chromosome G1, Prunus_persica_NCBIv2, whole genome shotgun sequence DNA includes these proteins:
- the LOC18788811 gene encoding calcium-binding protein 39, which translates to MSFSFFKPSRPKTPQEVAKAINDSLMALDTQTVVEVRALEKALEEVEKNFGTMKCMVSGDGETEPNMDQVSQLALEICKEGVLDLLIHKLPILGWEARKDLVHCWSILLKQKVDSTYCCAEYIENHLELLDFLVVCYDNKEIALNCGNMLRDCIRFPTLAKYILESASFVLFFKFVELPNFDVASDAFSTFKDLLTKHETVVSEFLTAHYDEFFDLYEKLLTSPNYVTRRQSLKLLSEFLLETPNSHIMKRYILEVRYLKVMMTLLKDSSKNIQISAFHIFKIFVANPNKPREVKVILAKNHEKLTELLENLSAGKGDEDEQFEEEKELIIAEIERVAQLSNF; encoded by the exons ATGTCGTTCTCGTTCTTCAAGCCGTCGAGGCCCAAAACTCCACAGGAGGTGGCGAAGGCCATCAACGACAGCCTCATGGCCCTCGACACCCAGACCGTCGTCGAAGTTAGAGCCCTCGAGAAG GCTTTGGAAGAAGTtgaaaagaattttgggacAATGAAGTGTATGGTTTCTGGAGATGGGGAGACCGAACCAAATATGGACCAAGTTTCGCAGCTGGCTCTTGAAATTTGTAAGGAGGGCGTTCTTGATCTTCTGATTCACAAGTTACCTATACTGGGATGGGAA GCAAGAAAAGATTTGGTCCATTGTTGGTCCATATTATTGAAGCAAAAGGTTGACTCTACTTATTGCTGCGCAGAATACATTGAGAACCATTTGGAGTTACTAGACTTTCTTGTCGTGTG CTACGACAACAAGGAGATTGCCTTGAATTGTGGAAATATGTTGAGGGATTGCATTAGATTCCCTACACTTGCAAA ATACATATTGGAGTCTGCGAGCtttgtgttgttttttaaatttgtggaATTGCCTAACTTTGATGTTGCTTCTGATGCGTTCTCTACCTTCAAG GATCTACTAACTAAACATGAAACAGTGGTATCTGAATTTCTGACTGCTCACTATGATGAG TTCTTTGATCTATATGAAAAACTCCTGACATCTCCTAATTATGTGACCAGGAGGCAATCTTTAAAG CTTCTCTCCGAATTCCTTTTGGAGACTCCAAATTCTCATATAATGAAGCGCTACATTCTAGAAGTTCGGTACTTGAAAGTCATGATGACATTGCTCAAG GATTCAAGCAAAAACATCCAAATCTCTGCCTTCCACATCTTTAAG ATCTTTGTTGCTAATCCCAATAAGCCACGGGAAGTAAAGGTTATCCTGGCTAAAAACCATGAAAAGTTGACAGAGTTGCTTGAGAATCTCTCTGCCGGCAAAG GTGATGAAGATGAGCAATTTGAAGAGGAAAAGGAGCTGATCATCGCGGAAATCGAAAGAGTAGCCCAACTATCTAATTTTTGA